The following proteins are encoded in a genomic region of Glycine soja cultivar W05 chromosome 17, ASM419377v2, whole genome shotgun sequence:
- the LOC114393066 gene encoding serine/threonine-protein kinase STY8-like isoform X2 — translation MGTPPTDELVKKIQQLEEGHAHLKQEMSKLKLSDVRHGHHRQRSHSVSPQRSRLGAPPKKRSDAPAAAWKRGSCSFKQSSPLQRESRGGGDPQIHGGGEEAAPRRGPSAVNFTERQYLNILRSMGQSVHILDLNCRIIYWNRSAENLYGYTAEEALGQDGIELLVDPRDLDLANNTVNRVMMGESWTGQFPVKNKTGEKFLAVATNTPFYDDDGSLVGLICVSIDLRPFLEMKVPMPTSVRNIESDSDSGGTRPRSSITNKLGLDTQQPLQASIASKISNLASKVGNKVKSRIWMGENNLDRESGSGESHHSEHSLLESVFLEQREDANSSGASTPRGDVPPSHFGAFSHVEEKSQGKALRESGDESEGKSIHKIIPKAEAWIQRKTLSWPWRTKDREGSDAMNVRVAGSWRQNDQENESVNQKILSSGLKQESQAGESNRPTNNEASGSWSSFNVNSTSSASSCGSAGSGAVNNKVDVDTDCLDYEILWEDLTIGEQIGQGSCGTVYHALWYGSDVAVKVFSKQEYSDDVILSFRQEVSVMKRLRHPNILLYMGAVTSPQRLCIVTEFLPRGSLCRLLHRNTSKLDWRRRVHMALDIARGVNYLHHCNPPIIHRDLKSSNLLVDKNWTVKVGDFGLSRLKHETYLTTKTGRGTPQWMAPEVLRNEPSDEKSDVYSFGVILWEIATEKIPWDNLNSMQFLLYITYEDLFS, via the exons atGGGAACTCCACCAACGGATGAGCTTGTGAAGAAGATCCAACAGCTGGAGGAAGGACACGCGCACCTGAAGCAAGAAATGTCGAAACTAAAACTCTCCGATGTGAGACACGGCCACCATCGCCAGAGGTCGCACTCCGTCTCTCCGCAGCGTTCTAGATTGGGAGCTCCGCCGAAGAAGCGGAGCGATGCACCGGCTGCTGCGTGGAAGCGAGGTTCGTGTTCTTTTAAACAGTCGTCGCCGCTGCAGAGGGAGAGTCGCGGTGGCGGCGATCCTCAAATTCACGGCggaggagaagaagctgctccgcGCCGTGGTCCCTCCGCCGTCAATTTCACGGAACGGCAGTATCTTAATATTTTGCGGTCAATGGGACAGTCCGTTCATATATTGGATCTTAACTGTCGCATAATATACTG GAACCGTAGTGCGGAAAATCTATATGGTTATACAGCAGAGGAAGCTCTAGGACAGGATGGGATTGAGCTACTTGTAGACCCTAGGGATTTGGACTTGGCCAATAATACAGTGAATCGTGTTATGATGGGAGAGAGCTGGACAGGGCAATTTCCGGTCAAGAATAAAACAGGGGAGAAGTTTTTAGCTGTAGCGACTAATACACCTTTTTATGACGATGATGGAAGCTTAGTTGGGCTAATTTGTGTCTCTATTGATTTGCGGCCCTTTCTTGAAATGAAAGTTCCAATGCCTACTAGTGTAAGGAACATCGAGTCAGATTCAGATTCAGGTGGAACCCGACCTAGAAGTAGCATTACAAATAAACTTGGCCTTGACACTCAACAGCCGCTTCAAGCTTCTATAGCTtcgaaaatttcaaatttg GCATCAAAGGTGGGTAACAAAGTTAAGTCAAGGATCTGGATGGGAGAAAACAATTTGGATCGGGAAAGTGGGAGTGGTGAAAGTCATCATTCTGAGCATAGTTTGTTGGAATCTGTTTTTTTGGAGCAGAGAGAGGATGCTAATTCCAGTGGAGCTAGCACCCCCAGAGGTGATGTGCCACCATCCCATTTTGGTGCGTTTTCTCATGTCGAAGAAAAATCCCAGGGAAAAGCTCTGAGAGAGTCTGGTGATGAGAGTGAAGGAAAATCTATTCATAAAATCATACCTAAGGCTGAAGCCTGGATTCAAAGGAAAACATTATCATGGCCGTGGAGAACAAAAGATCGAGAAGGATCAGATGCAATGAATGTTCGTGTTGCTGGGTCCTGGAGACAGAATGATCAAGAAAATGAATCAGTTAATCAGAAGATTCTTTCTTCTGGCTTGAAGCAAGAAAGCCAGGCAGGTGAAAGTAATCGCCCTACTAACAATGAGGCTTCAGGATCCTGGTCCTCCTTTAATGTTAACAGCACAAGTAGTGCCAGCAGCTGTGGGAGTGCTGGCAGTGGTGCTGTCAATAATAAAGTGGATGTGGACACTGATTGCTTGGATTATGAAATTTTGTGGGAGGACCTGACAATTGGAGAACAAATTGGGCAAG GTTCTTGTGGAACTGTCTATCATGCTCTGTGGTATGGATCA GATGTTGCCGTCAAAGTTTTCTCGAAGCAAGAATATTCAGACGATGTGATACTGTCCTTCAGACAAGAG GTGTCTGTCATGAAAAGACTTCGACACCCAAATATTCTTCTCTACATGGGGGCCGTGACTTCACCTCAACGTCTATGCATTGTGACAGAGTTTCTCCCGCG TGGAAGCTTGTGCCGCTTGTTACACAGAAACACATCTAAACTTGACTGGAGACGGCGAGTTCATATGGCCTTGGATATT GCACGAGGTGTAAATTATCTTCATCATTGTAACCCACCTATCATCCACAGAGATTTGAAGTCATCAAATCTTCTAGTTGATAAGAACTGGACTGTGAAG GTTGGTGATTTTGGTCTTTCACGTCTTAAGCATGAAACATATCTCACAACTAAGACAGGAAGGGGCACG CCTCAATGGATGGCACCGGAAGTTCTTCGTAATGAACCCTCTGATGAGAA ATCTGACGTTTACAGCTTTGGAGTAATATTATGGGAAATTGCAACTGAAAAGATACCTTGGGATAATCTCAACTCAATGCAG TTCCTTCTGTATATCACATATGAAGACCTTTTTTCTTGA
- the LOC114393477 gene encoding glycine-rich cell wall structural protein-like, with protein sequence MGKLHSYVSVLAVAFVLVIGVAECRKIKENELVDGFGGGGLGGGAGGGFGGGAGAGIGGGGGAGGGFGGGKGGGIGGGVGSGGGAGGGIGGGVGGGIGGGHGGGVGGGIGGGGGAGGGAGGGFGGGKGGGVGGGGGAGGGIGGGAGGGAGGGFGGGKGGGVGGGIGGGGGVGGGAGGGAGGGFGGGKGGGVGGGIGGGGGAGGGFGGGHGGGVGGGIGGGAGGGGGAGGGFGGGAGGGAGGGFGGGAGGGAGGGFGGGAGGGAGGGFGGGGGF encoded by the coding sequence ATGGGAAAATTGCACAGCTATGTTTCAGTACTTGCtgtggcatttgtattggtgATAGGAGTAGCTGAatgcagaaaaataaaagaaaatgagttAGTTGACGGTTTTGGAGGAGGTGGATTGGGTGGTGGTGCCGGTGGAGGTTTTGGTGGAGGAGCTGGTGCAGGAattggaggtggtggtggtgcaggTGGGGGTTTTGGAGGTGGTAAAGGTGGTGGTATAGGAGGAGGAGTTGGTAGTGGTGGAGGTGCTGGAGGAGGCATTGGAGGTGGTGTAGGAGGAGGAATTGGAGGTGGACATGGTGGTGGAGTAGGAGGAGGAATTGGAGGTGGTGGAGGTGCGGGTGGGGGTGCTGGTGGAGGTTTTGGAGGTggaaaaggaggtggagttggtggtggtggaggcgcAGGTGGGGGCATTGGAGGTGGTGCAGGTGGTGGTGCTGGTGGGGGTTTTGGAGGTGGTAAAGGTGGTGGTGTAGGAGGAGGaattggtggtggtggaggcgtTGGAGGTGGTGCCGGGGGAGGCGCAGGTGGTGGTTTTGGAGGTGGTAAAGGTGGAGGTGTAGGAGGAGGAATCGGTGGTGGTGGAGGCGCTGGTGGAGGCTTCGGAGGTGGACATGGTGGTGGAGTAGGGGGAGGAATTGGTGGCGGTGCCGGTGGAGGCGGAGGAGCGGGAGGAGGCTTTGGAGGTGGAGCAGGTGGAGGAGCTGGTGGTGGCTTTGGAGGTGGTGCAGGTGGAGGAGCTGGTGGTGGCTTTGGAGGTGGTGCAGGTGGGGGTGCTGGTGGTGGTTTCGGTGGTGGCGGGggtttttga
- the LOC114393066 gene encoding serine/threonine-protein kinase STY8-like isoform X1: MGTPPTDELVKKIQQLEEGHAHLKQEMSKLKLSDVRHGHHRQRSHSVSPQRSRLGAPPKKRSDAPAAAWKRGSCSFKQSSPLQRESRGGGDPQIHGGGEEAAPRRGPSAVNFTERQYLNILRSMGQSVHILDLNCRIIYWNRSAENLYGYTAEEALGQDGIELLVDPRDLDLANNTVNRVMMGESWTGQFPVKNKTGEKFLAVATNTPFYDDDGSLVGLICVSIDLRPFLEMKVPMPTSVRNIESDSDSGGTRPRSSITNKLGLDTQQPLQASIASKISNLASKVGNKVKSRIWMGENNLDRESGSGESHHSEHSLLESVFLEQREDANSSGASTPRGDVPPSHFGAFSHVEEKSQGKALRESGDESEGKSIHKIIPKAEAWIQRKTLSWPWRTKDREGSDAMNVRVAGSWRQNDQENESVNQKILSSGLKQESQAGESNRPTNNEASGSWSSFNVNSTSSASSCGSAGSGAVNNKVDVDTDCLDYEILWEDLTIGEQIGQGSCGTVYHALWYGSDVAVKVFSKQEYSDDVILSFRQEVSVMKRLRHPNILLYMGAVTSPQRLCIVTEFLPRGSLCRLLHRNTSKLDWRRRVHMALDIARGVNYLHHCNPPIIHRDLKSSNLLVDKNWTVKVGDFGLSRLKHETYLTTKTGRGTPQWMAPEVLRNEPSDEKSDVYSFGVILWEIATEKIPWDNLNSMQVIGAVGFMNQRLEIPKNVDPRWASIIESCWHSDPACRPTFPELLDKLKELQKQYAIQFQAARSTAKESTQKES; the protein is encoded by the exons atGGGAACTCCACCAACGGATGAGCTTGTGAAGAAGATCCAACAGCTGGAGGAAGGACACGCGCACCTGAAGCAAGAAATGTCGAAACTAAAACTCTCCGATGTGAGACACGGCCACCATCGCCAGAGGTCGCACTCCGTCTCTCCGCAGCGTTCTAGATTGGGAGCTCCGCCGAAGAAGCGGAGCGATGCACCGGCTGCTGCGTGGAAGCGAGGTTCGTGTTCTTTTAAACAGTCGTCGCCGCTGCAGAGGGAGAGTCGCGGTGGCGGCGATCCTCAAATTCACGGCggaggagaagaagctgctccgcGCCGTGGTCCCTCCGCCGTCAATTTCACGGAACGGCAGTATCTTAATATTTTGCGGTCAATGGGACAGTCCGTTCATATATTGGATCTTAACTGTCGCATAATATACTG GAACCGTAGTGCGGAAAATCTATATGGTTATACAGCAGAGGAAGCTCTAGGACAGGATGGGATTGAGCTACTTGTAGACCCTAGGGATTTGGACTTGGCCAATAATACAGTGAATCGTGTTATGATGGGAGAGAGCTGGACAGGGCAATTTCCGGTCAAGAATAAAACAGGGGAGAAGTTTTTAGCTGTAGCGACTAATACACCTTTTTATGACGATGATGGAAGCTTAGTTGGGCTAATTTGTGTCTCTATTGATTTGCGGCCCTTTCTTGAAATGAAAGTTCCAATGCCTACTAGTGTAAGGAACATCGAGTCAGATTCAGATTCAGGTGGAACCCGACCTAGAAGTAGCATTACAAATAAACTTGGCCTTGACACTCAACAGCCGCTTCAAGCTTCTATAGCTtcgaaaatttcaaatttg GCATCAAAGGTGGGTAACAAAGTTAAGTCAAGGATCTGGATGGGAGAAAACAATTTGGATCGGGAAAGTGGGAGTGGTGAAAGTCATCATTCTGAGCATAGTTTGTTGGAATCTGTTTTTTTGGAGCAGAGAGAGGATGCTAATTCCAGTGGAGCTAGCACCCCCAGAGGTGATGTGCCACCATCCCATTTTGGTGCGTTTTCTCATGTCGAAGAAAAATCCCAGGGAAAAGCTCTGAGAGAGTCTGGTGATGAGAGTGAAGGAAAATCTATTCATAAAATCATACCTAAGGCTGAAGCCTGGATTCAAAGGAAAACATTATCATGGCCGTGGAGAACAAAAGATCGAGAAGGATCAGATGCAATGAATGTTCGTGTTGCTGGGTCCTGGAGACAGAATGATCAAGAAAATGAATCAGTTAATCAGAAGATTCTTTCTTCTGGCTTGAAGCAAGAAAGCCAGGCAGGTGAAAGTAATCGCCCTACTAACAATGAGGCTTCAGGATCCTGGTCCTCCTTTAATGTTAACAGCACAAGTAGTGCCAGCAGCTGTGGGAGTGCTGGCAGTGGTGCTGTCAATAATAAAGTGGATGTGGACACTGATTGCTTGGATTATGAAATTTTGTGGGAGGACCTGACAATTGGAGAACAAATTGGGCAAG GTTCTTGTGGAACTGTCTATCATGCTCTGTGGTATGGATCA GATGTTGCCGTCAAAGTTTTCTCGAAGCAAGAATATTCAGACGATGTGATACTGTCCTTCAGACAAGAG GTGTCTGTCATGAAAAGACTTCGACACCCAAATATTCTTCTCTACATGGGGGCCGTGACTTCACCTCAACGTCTATGCATTGTGACAGAGTTTCTCCCGCG TGGAAGCTTGTGCCGCTTGTTACACAGAAACACATCTAAACTTGACTGGAGACGGCGAGTTCATATGGCCTTGGATATT GCACGAGGTGTAAATTATCTTCATCATTGTAACCCACCTATCATCCACAGAGATTTGAAGTCATCAAATCTTCTAGTTGATAAGAACTGGACTGTGAAG GTTGGTGATTTTGGTCTTTCACGTCTTAAGCATGAAACATATCTCACAACTAAGACAGGAAGGGGCACG CCTCAATGGATGGCACCGGAAGTTCTTCGTAATGAACCCTCTGATGAGAA ATCTGACGTTTACAGCTTTGGAGTAATATTATGGGAAATTGCAACTGAAAAGATACCTTGGGATAATCTCAACTCAATGCAG GTGATTGGAGCTGTAGGATTCATGAATCAACGGCTAGAGATTCCAAAAAATGTTGATCCACGGTGGGCTTCTATAATTGAGAGCTGCTGGCATAG TGATCCAGCTTGCCGGCCAACGTTCCCCGAACTGCTTGACAAGCTTAAAGAGCTGCAAAAACAGTATGCCATTCAGTTCCAGGCTGCCCGATCCACTGCCAAGGAAAGCACCCAAAAGGAGTCCTAG
- the LOC114391981 gene encoding probable enoyl-CoA hydratase 1, peroxisomal → MDGQSPEKLILVKRESNGVALVMINRPGSLNSLTRPMMVDLAQAFKRLDRDESVRVVILTGSGRSFCSGVDLTSAEDVFKGDVKDPESDPVVQMELCRKPIIGAIRGFAVTAGFEIALACDILVAAKGSKFMDTHARFGIFLSWGLSQKLSQIIGANKAREVSLSATPLTAEVAERLGLVNHVIEEAELLKKSREIADAIVKNNQDLVLRYKAVINDGLKLDLGRALSLEKERAHDYYNGMTKEQFRKMQEFIAGRSSKKQSKL, encoded by the exons ATGGATGGGCAATCGCCGGAGAAACTGATACTGGTGAAGCGCGAGTCAAACGGCGTCGCACTGGTGATGATTAATCGTCCCGGTTCCCTTAACTCGCTGACCCGGCCCATGATGGTGGACCTGGCCCAGGCTTTCAAGAGACTCGACCGGGACGAGTCGGTGCGGGTCGTCATATTAACCGGGTCGGGCCGGTCTTTCTGTTCGGGCGTGGATCTCACTTCGGCAGAGGACGTGTTCAAGGGCGATGTGAAGGACCCTGAGAGCGACCCGGTGGTGCAAATGGAGCTCTGCCGCAAGCCAATCATCGGAGCCATCCGAGGTTTCGCCGTCACTGCTGGCTTCGAAATTGCCCTCGCCTGTGACATCTTGGTTGCTGCCAAGGGATCTAAGTTCATGGACACTCATGCTAG GTTCGGGATATTTCTTTCGTGGGGTTTGTCTCAGAAGCTTTCGCAGATCATAGGGGCCAATAAAGCCCGGGAGGTATCTCTCTCGGCCACACCTTTGACTGCAGAGGTAGCTGAGAGGTTGGGTTTGGTGAACCATGTCATTGAAGAGGCTGAATTGTTGAAGAAAAGCAGGGAAATTGCGGATGCCATTGTGAAAAATAACCAAGACTTGGTTTTGAGGTACAAGGCGGTCATCAATGATGGCCTCAAGCTGGATCTTGGCCGCGCACTTTCTCTTGAAAAG GAGAGGGCTCATGACTATTATAACGGAATGACGAAGGAGCAATTCAGGAAGATGCAGGAATTCATAGCTGGTCGAAGTTCCAAGAAACAGTCCAAATTGTAG
- the LOC114392932 gene encoding huntingtin-interacting protein K-like, whose product MEGADEGIERVVDSKDLQQQSKAFDKLTDRVEDRQLDSSRVQEAMASIAASAEADWQAMRMREKELAAVKINAADVDIIANELELDKKVAERTLREHKGDAVAAIRHLLR is encoded by the exons atggaaGGTGCAGACGAAGGAATAGAGAGGGTTGTGGATTCGAAGGACTTGCAGCAACAGAGCAAAGCTTTCGACAAGCTCACAGACCGCGTCGAGGATCGCCAACTCGATTCTTCTCGCGTCCAAGAG GCCATGGCATCAATTGCTGCATCTGCTGAAGCTGACTGGCAAGCCATGCGTATGAG GGAGAAAGAGTTAGCTGCTGTCAAGATAAATGCCGCTGATGTTGACATAATTGCGAATGAACTAGAG CTGGATAAAAAGGTTGCTGAAAGGACCTTGCGTGAGCATAAAGGTGATGCAGTAGCTGCAATCCGGCACTTGCTTCGCTAG
- the LOC114393188 gene encoding GDSL esterase/lipase At4g16230-like, translated as MGIHLNRVINNVGILLRVFVVLVVLFGISTSYDLPSTFIFGDSLVDAGNNNYLVSLSKANYLPNGIDFGRPTGRFTNGRTIVDIVGQELGTGFTPPYLAPSTIGPVILKGVNYASGGGGILNFTGKVFGGRLNFDAQIDSFANTRQDIISSIGVPAALNLLKRALFTVTIGSNDFINNYLAPALTFSERKSASPEIFVTTMMSKLRVQLTRLFNLGARKIVVANVGPIGCIPSQRDANPGAGDSCVAFPNQLAQLFNSQLKGLITDLNSNLEGAVFVYADVYQILQDILQSYVALGFDNAFSACCHVAGRFGGLIPCGPTSRLCWDRSKYVFWDPYHPSDAANVIIAKRLLDGGSNYIWPKNIRQLFQS; from the exons ATGGGTATCCATTTGAACAGGGTCATCAATAATGTTGGGATTCTGCTTCGAGTTTTTGTAGTCTTGGTGGTCCTGTTTGGCATTTCAACTTCATACGATCTCCCTTCTACTTTTATATTCGGAGATTCACTTGTTGACGCGGGAAACAATAATTACCTTGTTTCCCTCTCAAAGGCTAATTATCTACCCAATGGCATTGATTTTGGAAGACCAACGGGAAGGTTCACTAATGGAAGAACCATCGTGGACATCGTTG GTCAGGAATTGGGTACCGGTTTCACCCCACCTTATTTGGCACCCTCCACAATTGGACCGGTAATTCTGAAGGGTGTAAATTATGCCTCTGGTGGAGGTGGAATTCTCAATTTCACTGGAAAAGTCTTC GGTGGTCGACTGAACTTTGACGCACAGATAGATAGTTTTGCAAATACCAGGCAAGACATCATATCCAGCATTGGTGTTCCTGCGGCTCTTAATCTACTCAAAAGGGCATTGTTCACCGTCACAATAGGCTCAAACGATTTCATAAATAACTACCTAGCACCAGCACTCACATTTTCCGAGCGGAAATCGGCGTCTCCAGAAATCTTTGTGACCACCATGATGTCAAAACTCAGAGTTCAGCTCact AGGTTATTCAACCTGGGAGCTAGAAAAATTGTTGTGGCAAATGTGGGGCCCATTGGGTGTATACCAAGTCAGAGGGATGCAAACCCAGGTGCAGGAGATAGCTGTGTTGCTTTCCCCAATCAGCTGGCACAGTTATTTAATTCCCAGCTAAAGGGCCTCATTACAGATCTCAACTCAAATCTGGAGGGTGCAGTATTTGTTTATGCAGATGTCTACCAAATTTTACAAGATATTCTCCAGAGTTATGTAGCACTTG GTTTTGATAATGCATTTTCTGCTTGCTGTCACGTTGCTGGGCGCTTTGGAGGTCTGATCCCCTGTGGTCCTACATCGAGACTTTGCTGGGACCGATCCAAGTATGTGTTTTGGGACCCTTACCACCCTTCTGATGCTGCAAATGTTATCATCGCTAAACGTCTCTTAGATGGTGGTTCCAATTATATTTGGCCAAAGAACATTCGCCAACTCTTTCAATCTTAA